A region from the Brassica napus cultivar Da-Ae chromosome C8, Da-Ae, whole genome shotgun sequence genome encodes:
- the LOC106425979 gene encoding UDP-glycosyltransferase 85A5-like, translated as MASHAVSNGQKPHVVCVPFPAQGHINPMMKAAKLLHAKGFHVTFVNNVYNHNRLLRSRGAKALDGVPSFRFESIPDGLAETDGDRMQDVPSLCESTMTNCLAPFKELLQRINARDDVPPVTCIVSDGLMTFTLDAAEELGVPNVLFWTTSACGFLAYLYFDRLVEKGLCPIKDENCLDTEIDWIPTMKNLRLKDIPSFIRATNRDDIMLNCFLHEVDRVKRASAIILNTFDDLEHDTIQAIQSITPPVYFIGPLHLLVNRDIDKDTEIGHMGSNLWREDTKCVDWLDNKPRNSVVYVNFGSITVMSAKHLVEFAWGLAATGKDFLWVIRPDLVDGELAVVPTEFLTETAERRMIATWCPQEKVLSHPAIGGFLTHSGWNSTLESLCGGVPMVCWPFFAEQQTNCKFCRDEWEVGMEIGGDVKREEVDAVVRELMDGEKGKKMREKAEKWRLLAEEATEPKRGSSELNFQMVVDKVLLGRG; from the exons ATGGCATCTCATGCAGTTTCTAACGGACAAAAACCACACGTAGTTTGCGTGCCTTTCCCTGCTCAAGGCCACATCAACCCGATGATGAAAGCGGCTAAACTCCTCCACGCCAAAGGCTTCCACGTCACCTTCGTAAACAACGTTTACAACCACAACCGTCTCCTCCGGTCACGTGGTGCCAAAGCGCTCGACGGTGTTCCTTCGTTCCGGTTCGAGTCTATCCCTGACGGTCTAGCGGAGACCGATGGGGATAGGATGCAGGATGTCCCTTCTCTTTGCGAGTCCACCATGACGAACTGTCTGGCTCCGTTCAAGGAACTTCTTCAGCGGATCAACGCTCGAGATGATGTTCCTCCGGTGACATGTATTGTGTCAGACGGTTTGATGACTTTCACTCTTGACGCTGCGGAGGAGCTCGGTGTCCCGAATGTTCTTTTCTGGACCACAAGTGCTTGTGGCTTCTTGGCTTATCTATACTTCGACCGTTTGGTCGAAAAGGGGCTATGCCCAATAAAAG atgaGAATTGCTTAGACACAGAAATAGATTGGATTCCAACGATGAAAAACCTAAGACTAAAGGACATCCCAAGCTTCATCCGTGCGACTAATCGCGACGACATAATGCTCAATTGTTTTCTCCATGAGGTTGACCGAGTCAAACGTGCTTCTGCTATCATTCTCAACACATTCGATGATCTCGAGCATGACACCATACAAGCTATTCAATCCATTACACCTCCTGTGTACTTTATTGGACCGCTCCATCTACTAGTGAACCGGGATATCGATAAAGATACCGAGATCGGACACATGGGGTCGAATCTCTGGAGAGAAGATACAAAGTGTGTGGACTGGCTCGACAATAAGCCTAGAAATAGCGTTGTTTACGTAAACTTCGGTAGCATAACCGTGATGAGCGCGAAACACCTCGTGGAGTTTGCTTGGGGCTTAGCAGCGACAGGGAAAGATTTCTTGTGGGTGATCAGACCGGACCTAGTTGATGGTGAACTGGCTGTTGTTCCAACAGAGTTTTTGACGGAGACAGCGGAGAGGAGGATGATAGCGACTTGGTGTCCTCAGGAGAAAGTTCTGTCTCATCCGGCGATAGGAGGGTTTTTAACGCATAGTGGGTGGAACTCGACTTTGGAGAGTCTTTGCGGTGGAGTTCCGATGGTGTGTTGGCCGTTCTTTGCTGAGCAACAAACGAACTGTAAGTTCTGTCGTGACGAGTGGGAGGTGGGGATGGAGATCGGTGGAGATGTGAAGAGGGAGGAGGTTGACGCGGTGGTTAGAGAGCTGATGGATGGAGAGAAAGGAAAGAAAATGAGGGAGAAGGCGGAGAAGTGGCGGCTCTTGGCAGAGGAAGCGACTGAGCCTAAGCGTGGTTCGTCGGAGTTAAATTTCCAGATGGTTGTTGACAAGGTTCTCTTAGGGCGTGGCTAG